The Gymnogyps californianus isolate 813 chromosome 3, ASM1813914v2, whole genome shotgun sequence genomic sequence CATTGGGCAGACACGgtattttattcacttttaaTATGACTGtgcttggaagaaaaatcttttgacCAAAAAGCACATTAGGAGAAAAGATGGAAGGAGTGGGAGGTGTtattgctaaaaaaataaaaaaataaataaataaaaaaaatctagtactagtttccaggaaaaaaaaaaaagatcattacTATGTCTGGATATGCCTAAATAAAGGCAGAGATGGATTTTTCCCCTAACTAAAGCCTGCTATTGAGctaaaaagagagattttattatcgtcttttttttaagcagggGAAGTGTCCTGTAAATTTAATACAGCTgaagttttatatttaattgtTCTCTCTagctttccaaaataatttgctttgtgTATGTTAGGACAAAAGATTTCTGTGTATGGCTGAACAGAGGTTAATCATGCATAGCAGGCAGCTGCACAAGGGCTGAGGAACAGACCTCTGGGTGGGGGAAAGAACTTGATGCAGCCTGAATATATCAGTACCTGTGTCTTTTGTGCTTCGTTTCCCTTACGCGCTTGAGAGCTGAAGGCTCATGAACGACCGGACTGTGGCTCTCTGCGCGCCCCAGCCACGACACCATTAACACGGGTCGCGCGTTGGcctggcaggggagggaaaggaggcgGCCATGGCTGGAACGGTTTTCGGCCGAGGGCGATGCCCCCTCGATCACCTCCCCGCCTGGGGAAGGACCCGCCGGCCCAGGGAAACCCGCTGGCACCCAGGTCATGGGCTTGGCTCACTTTCTGACCCCACGGGACGGTCTAAAAGGCTTGGGGAGGGCTGGTGGCTTTTTTATGTGAACACTGTTGCTGAAGGAGCGTCGTGAGTCAACACCCGGCATTTTATTTGGCCTCGCCAAGCCCCTTGCCCACTCCCCCGCAAGCACCCCGCTCCCGCAGCACCCAGGGAAAGCCCCGGGGCACGGGCATGGCCCCTCGTCCTCTCCCACCGGCCACCGCCGGGTTATTGCTCGTCTTTCGAAAAGGATATTGCACTTCCCGAATAGGGCGAGATTTCGGACATGTCTTGCAGGTCGCCACACTCGGACTTTATGAGGGACAAGGAGAGGCCCTCAGCGGCGCTGGGGGGGTGGGCCGGCGAGCACGGGTGGTGGTTCATGTGGTGTGACGACATCTTGGTCCTCAGGCTGGTGGTCTCCCGGGTCAGGTCGAGGGATTCAGGGGAGGCACGCTCTTTCCCCGGGAAGGAGGCCGACGGGGCGCCCAGGGGGCTCTGGAAGGGGTAGGCCATGAGGGGCAGCGGGAAGGGGTGGcggaaggaggaggtggagaagccGGCGGTGGCCGAGAGCGGGGACTGGTGCAGGGAGGCGTGGTGGCTGCCGGCCGGCGGGGCCGAGGCAGATTGGTCGGAGGAGTTTTTGCGGACGACGAGGGGCAGCGCCTCGGTTTGGTCGGTGGCACCGGGCATGGGGACACTGCCGAAGGTGTCGAGGGGGTTGGGAATGATGACGTCCCCAAAGCACTGCAGGCGCTGGTTGGCCGTGTGGAAGTTGTGGTTCTCCCCGTTGACGGCGAACCTCGCCTGCGGGATCTGGAGAGGCGGGAAGACCTGAGGAAGCTGGCGGGAGGGCTTGGACGAGAAAACCTTGACCACCGTGTCCACAACTTGCGACATGGCGGTGTTGAGCTCCTGTTTCAGCGTCTCGGCCAAGTGTTTGCCTTCGGGGTGGAAGGCGTTCGGCCCTTGCTCCTTCTCCTTGGGACCTTCTCTTTTCGGCTTGTTCTCCGCGATCTCCTGCTCCCGGATGAGGGCCCGCGCCCGGTCGATGAACTGCCCCGGGTCCAGCTCGCACATCTCGTTGTCCGACCTGCCGACGGAGTCGCCGGCCCTCGCGTCCATGGTTTCGGAGCGCATGCTGTCTTCAGACAGGTTGCCATCTTCATCATTTTCGGAGTCGGTGCTGTCGTAGATCTGGTAGAACTTCTCCTGCAGCTGGCGCAGCTGTTTCTGCAtgtcctccagctgctgcttcagctgtcTGCGCTCCTCTCGCTTCTGCTCTTTCCTCGCCGAAACCAGCTGCTGgaaactctgctgctgctgttgcgGCAGCTTTTGCTTGcgtttgttttctctgtaacttTCTCGGGGACTCACGGACTGCGGAGCTATTTCTCTTTCGTTTTCATTGCCCCTTAATGCCACGCTGGGGGAATGGCTCATACCCCGAATTATATTCTCAACCCGGGCGCGTTTAGCTCTCAGGTGCTCGTCGCATAACCGATCCACATCAAACTGGCTCATAGTCGGCCTGCCAAAAGGGGAAAGACACTCTTGGGGGCTGTCTCTTGAAGAGTTGCTGCATACATCCTCCTGATGTACTTCTGAGCCTGTACTAGAGAGACCGCTGGCTTGGAAACTGGGCTCCGTGCCACCATTTTTgttcatgttatttttcaacagCTGGGAAATTATGGTTGCTCCTGGAAAAGGCATCATGGCATCTTCATATGAGTTCGCCCTCTTCAGCAGCTTGCGGAGTACATTTGACTTTTCCCCATCTGCATGCTGCACCACTGAATACTCGACATCCTGCTCTGAACCTTGGGGATTCATGGCACTAAAAAACGTTGCTCTTGCCTTTGCAAAAAATGCAGATGCTGTCCCTACCGTCCTTTTCACTCCAATGTCAACTCTTCTTCTCTTGGTTTGCCTGCTTAAGAGGGCTGTGCTGTCATGGTCAGGCATCACTGGACTGTTATTGTGCCATCTTCAAAAGCTTGTCAGCTGGGCTCAGCTCAAGAATCCTGGGACCCTGGCCAACAGAACAAAAGGACTGATgaatcattttctttaaatttctccAAATTTCCTGACCTCAATCctgaataaaatgcaaaatgcatagGCTCT encodes the following:
- the PROX1 gene encoding prospero homeobox protein 1; its protein translation is MPDHDSTALLSRQTKRRRVDIGVKRTVGTASAFFAKARATFFSAMNPQGSEQDVEYSVVQHADGEKSNVLRKLLKRANSYEDAMMPFPGATIISQLLKNNMNKNGGTEPSFQASGLSSTGSEVHQEDVCSNSSRDSPQECLSPFGRPTMSQFDVDRLCDEHLRAKRARVENIIRGMSHSPSVALRGNENEREIAPQSVSPRESYRENKRKQKLPQQQQQSFQQLVSARKEQKREERRQLKQQLEDMQKQLRQLQEKFYQIYDSTDSENDEDGNLSEDSMRSETMDARAGDSVGRSDNEMCELDPGQFIDRARALIREQEIAENKPKREGPKEKEQGPNAFHPEGKHLAETLKQELNTAMSQVVDTVVKVFSSKPSRQLPQVFPPLQIPQARFAVNGENHNFHTANQRLQCFGDVIIPNPLDTFGSVPMPGATDQTEALPLVVRKNSSDQSASAPPAGSHHASLHQSPLSATAGFSTSSFRHPFPLPLMAYPFQSPLGAPSASFPGKERASPESLDLTRETTSLRTKMSSHHMNHHPCSPAHPPSAAEGLSLSLIKSECGDLQDMSEISPYSGSAMQEGLSPNHLKKAKLMFFYTRYPSSNMLKTYFSDVKFNRCITSQLIKWFSNFREFYYIQMEKYARQAINDGVTSTEELSITRDCELYRALNMHYNKANDFEVPERFLEVAQITLREFFNAIIAGKDVDPSWKKAIYKVICKLDSEVPEIFKSPNCLQELLHE